The proteins below are encoded in one region of Fibrella aestuarina BUZ 2:
- a CDS encoding NADP-dependent oxidoreductase, giving the protein MTAITISEKGSLDNIQVQDLDVPTPNAGQVLVRVHACGINPVDWKGVINGIFQMPHIIGTDIAGVVEQVGADVTTFAVGDEVIGSLEWAKQGAFAEYIVTEPEHLALKPTNLSFAEAAAIPLAGLTAWQGLFDKLTIQPGHKVLIQAAAGGVGYFAVQLAKWKGARVVAVASEKNEAFVREAGADEVVDYHDGYDSLPADFDAVFDSMGTSAQTIPLLKPGGRYVTITAKPVEGLAEQHGITAQHFLFHADAEQLKQLVGLIEQGVLKVVIDRQFALTAAKEALAYQKLGHSKGKNVLLVQ; this is encoded by the coding sequence ATGACAGCCATTACCATTAGTGAAAAAGGGTCGCTGGACAACATTCAGGTGCAGGACCTCGACGTACCCACGCCCAATGCCGGTCAGGTACTGGTGCGTGTGCATGCCTGTGGCATCAATCCCGTTGACTGGAAAGGGGTGATAAACGGTATTTTTCAGATGCCCCACATCATCGGCACCGACATCGCCGGGGTGGTGGAGCAGGTTGGCGCCGACGTGACAACCTTTGCCGTGGGCGACGAAGTGATCGGGTCGCTCGAATGGGCCAAACAGGGCGCGTTTGCCGAGTACATCGTTACGGAGCCAGAACATCTGGCGCTCAAGCCCACCAACCTGTCGTTTGCCGAAGCGGCCGCGATTCCGCTGGCGGGGCTGACGGCCTGGCAGGGGTTGTTCGACAAACTGACCATTCAGCCCGGCCATAAAGTCCTGATTCAGGCGGCGGCGGGGGGCGTGGGCTATTTCGCCGTGCAACTGGCCAAGTGGAAAGGCGCGCGGGTAGTGGCCGTGGCGTCGGAGAAAAACGAAGCCTTCGTGCGGGAAGCCGGTGCCGATGAGGTAGTCGATTACCATGATGGCTACGACAGCCTGCCCGCCGATTTTGATGCCGTGTTCGATAGCATGGGTACGTCGGCGCAGACGATTCCGCTGCTGAAACCGGGTGGCCGCTACGTGACCATTACCGCCAAACCCGTGGAAGGGCTGGCCGAACAACACGGCATTACGGCCCAGCATTTTCTGTTTCATGCCGACGCCGAGCAACTAAAACAGCTCGTCGGGCTGATCGAGCAGGGCGTACTGAAGGTGGTGATCGACCGGCAATTTGCCCTGACCGCCGCCAAAGAAGCGTTGGCGTACCAGAAACTGGGCCATTCCAAAGGCAAGAACGTGTTGCTGGTTCAGTAG
- a CDS encoding YrdB family protein, with the protein MNLLKTINLGLAFLLELALFASLATWGFQQGRTTLTKYLFAIGLTLLGITLWGVFAAPRSAYRLPFAGRLVFEIAFFLIGAWLLYLTGRHTAGLLFAGLALVSVLIAFLYKQ; encoded by the coding sequence ATGAACCTACTCAAAACGATCAATCTGGGGCTGGCGTTTCTGCTGGAATTGGCCCTGTTTGCCAGTCTGGCCACCTGGGGGTTTCAGCAGGGCCGCACCACCCTGACCAAGTACCTGTTTGCCATTGGGCTAACGCTGCTGGGCATAACCCTCTGGGGGGTGTTTGCCGCACCCCGGTCGGCCTACCGGCTACCCTTTGCGGGGCGGCTCGTGTTTGAGATCGCCTTCTTCCTGATAGGCGCGTGGCTGCTGTACCTGACCGGACGCCACACCGCCGGGTTACTTTTTGCTGGCCTGGCCCTCGTCAGTGTGCTGATTGCGTTTCTTTACAAGCAGTAA
- a CDS encoding ThuA domain-containing protein yields MPGRYLIVFFILLVSTITQAQPRTQYGRTQPFKVVGFYTAKNDPAHISFVHEANRWLAKMGTEHGFRYDSTSNWADLNASFLANYQVVVFLDTRPEKPEQRAAFQTYLEGGGAWLGFHFAAFALTPSTYPQNWDWYHNQLLGSGQYGSNTWRPTAAILHVEDPTHPVTKGLPTTFQSTPNEWYRWQNDLRQNPDIDILLAIDAKSFPLGTGPKPHEIWHSGYYPVVWTNRKYRMLYVNMGHNDIDYENKTNRELSSSFQSPAQNQLIVNGLLWLGRKQ; encoded by the coding sequence ATGCCCGGCCGCTATCTGATAGTCTTTTTCATCTTGCTCGTAAGCACGATCACCCAAGCCCAACCACGTACCCAGTATGGACGTACCCAGCCGTTTAAGGTCGTTGGGTTTTACACGGCCAAAAACGATCCGGCGCACATCAGCTTTGTACACGAAGCTAACCGATGGCTGGCCAAAATGGGTACCGAGCACGGCTTTCGCTACGACTCGACCAGCAACTGGGCCGACCTGAACGCGTCATTTCTGGCCAACTATCAGGTCGTTGTCTTTCTGGATACCCGCCCCGAGAAACCCGAACAACGCGCCGCGTTTCAGACGTACCTGGAAGGGGGCGGGGCCTGGTTGGGCTTCCACTTCGCCGCCTTCGCCCTGACGCCCTCGACGTACCCACAAAACTGGGACTGGTACCACAACCAGTTGCTGGGGTCAGGCCAATACGGCAGCAATACCTGGCGACCCACCGCCGCCATCCTGCACGTCGAAGACCCGACCCACCCCGTCACGAAGGGCTTACCCACCACCTTCCAGTCTACACCGAACGAATGGTACCGCTGGCAAAACGACCTGCGCCAGAACCCCGACATCGACATTCTGCTGGCGATCGACGCCAAAAGCTTTCCGCTGGGCACCGGCCCGAAACCCCATGAAATCTGGCACAGTGGTTATTACCCTGTTGTCTGGACCAACCGCAAGTACCGGATGCTGTACGTGAACATGGGCCACAACGACATCGACTACGAAAACAAAACCAACCGCGAACTGTCGTCGTCGTTTCAGAGCCCGGCGCAAAACCAGTTGATTGTCAACGGCTTGCTGTGGCTGGGTCGTAAGCAATAA
- a CDS encoding endo-1,4-beta-xylanase yields MRIVSLALLTLVSAFIAPEKGLKDYYKNYFPIGVAVNQRMVQPGPDADLIKAQFNSMTPENAMKMGPIHPEPNRYYWKDADAIADFAQQNNIKLRGHTLCWHNQTPRWFFTDSTGKQVSREVLLARLKQHITDVMGHYKGKIYAWDVVNEAVPDTGTGIYRKSKFYEIIGEDYIEKAFQYAHEADPSAQLFYNDYNTESAAKREKIYQVLKKLKARNVPINGVGLQAHWSIFEPTRQELEESITKFAGLGLKVQITELDVSVYPKEHERRERRDTDKSEFTPEMNDKQAAHYKMLFDVFRKHRKTITGVTFWNLSDRYSWLDNFPVPGRKDYPLLFDKDGKPKKAYEGVVKF; encoded by the coding sequence ATGCGCATCGTTTCACTTGCTCTGCTGACGCTGGTATCGGCGTTCATTGCCCCCGAAAAAGGGCTGAAAGACTATTACAAAAACTACTTCCCCATCGGGGTGGCGGTGAATCAGCGTATGGTGCAGCCCGGCCCCGACGCCGACTTGATCAAGGCGCAGTTCAACAGCATGACGCCCGAAAACGCCATGAAGATGGGGCCGATTCACCCGGAGCCGAACCGCTACTACTGGAAAGATGCCGACGCCATCGCCGACTTCGCCCAGCAGAATAACATCAAGCTGCGTGGTCATACGCTCTGCTGGCACAACCAGACGCCCCGGTGGTTCTTTACCGACTCGACAGGGAAGCAGGTGAGCCGTGAGGTACTGCTCGCCCGCCTGAAACAGCACATTACCGATGTGATGGGCCACTACAAAGGCAAAATCTACGCCTGGGATGTGGTCAACGAAGCCGTGCCCGACACCGGAACCGGCATTTACCGGAAGTCGAAATTTTACGAGATCATTGGCGAGGATTACATCGAAAAAGCCTTCCAGTATGCCCACGAGGCCGACCCCTCGGCGCAGCTTTTCTACAACGATTACAACACCGAGAGCGCCGCGAAACGGGAGAAGATTTATCAGGTATTGAAAAAGCTGAAAGCCCGGAACGTACCCATCAACGGCGTTGGGTTGCAGGCGCACTGGTCGATTTTCGAGCCGACCCGACAGGAGTTGGAAGAGTCGATCACCAAATTCGCTGGCCTGGGTCTGAAGGTGCAGATCACCGAACTCGACGTGTCGGTGTATCCTAAAGAGCACGAACGCCGCGAGCGCCGCGACACTGACAAGAGCGAGTTTACGCCCGAGATGAACGACAAACAGGCTGCGCATTACAAAATGCTGTTCGACGTGTTCCGTAAGCACCGCAAAACCATCACCGGCGTCACGTTCTGGAACCTCTCCGATCGCTACTCGTGGCTCGACAACTTCCCCGTCCCCGGCCGCAAAGATTACCCGCTGCTATTCGACAAAGACGGGAAACCCAAAAAAGCCTACGAGGGTGTCGTAAAATTCTGA